One region of Streptomyces davaonensis JCM 4913 genomic DNA includes:
- a CDS encoding bifunctional metallophosphatase/5'-nucleotidase, whose amino-acid sequence MPLNRRKFLKKSAVTGAGVALAGAAAAPAAEAAEVTKGPRPAKRYSLTVMGTTDLHGNVFNWDYFKDAEYTDAKGNAKGLARVATLVEQVRAEKGRCNTLLIDAGDTIQGTPLTYYYAKVDPITAKGGPVHPMAQAMNAIGYDAVALGNHEFNYGIETLRKFEEQCDFPLLGANALDAKTLKPAFPPYFMKTFRVKGAPPVKVAVLGLTNPGIAIWDKAYVQGRMTFPGLEEQAAKWVPKLRSMGADVVVVSAHSGSSGTSSYGDQLPYIENSAALVAQQVPGIDAILVGHAHTEIAELKVANEQTGKTVVLSEPLCYAQRLSLFDIELVFSKGRWTVESVAASVRDSKTVADDPEITKLLQDEHDVVVEYVNQVVGTATATLTTVDARYKDAPIIDLITKVQEDVARAALAGTEYAELPVISQASPFSRTSQIPAGNVTIRDLSSLYVYDNTLVAKLMTGAQVKAYLEYSAEYFVQTAAGAAVDVEKLTNAGGRPDYNYDYVSGLSYDIDIAQAAGSRIKNLTYNGAALDDAQKFVFAVNNYRANGGGAFPHVASAQELWSESTEIRTRIAEWVTAKGVLDPKEFASVDWKLTRDGTPVF is encoded by the coding sequence ATGCCCCTGAACCGTCGGAAGTTCCTGAAGAAGTCGGCCGTGACCGGAGCGGGGGTCGCACTGGCCGGTGCCGCGGCGGCGCCGGCGGCCGAGGCCGCCGAGGTGACGAAGGGTCCGAGGCCCGCCAAGCGGTACTCCCTGACGGTGATGGGCACCACCGATCTGCACGGCAACGTCTTCAACTGGGACTACTTCAAGGACGCGGAGTACACCGACGCCAAGGGCAATGCGAAGGGCCTCGCCCGGGTCGCCACGCTCGTGGAGCAGGTCCGTGCGGAGAAGGGCCGCTGCAACACCCTGCTGATCGACGCCGGTGACACGATCCAGGGCACGCCGCTGACGTACTACTACGCCAAGGTCGACCCGATCACCGCCAAGGGCGGCCCGGTGCACCCGATGGCGCAGGCGATGAACGCCATCGGGTACGACGCGGTGGCGCTCGGCAACCACGAGTTCAACTACGGCATCGAGACGCTGCGCAAGTTCGAGGAGCAGTGCGACTTCCCGCTGCTCGGCGCGAACGCGCTGGACGCGAAGACGCTCAAGCCCGCGTTCCCGCCGTACTTCATGAAGACGTTCCGGGTGAAGGGCGCCCCGCCGGTCAAGGTCGCCGTGCTCGGGCTCACCAACCCTGGTATCGCGATCTGGGACAAGGCCTACGTCCAGGGCAGGATGACCTTCCCGGGGCTTGAGGAGCAGGCCGCGAAGTGGGTGCCGAAGCTTCGCTCGATGGGCGCGGACGTGGTCGTCGTGTCGGCGCACTCCGGTTCCTCCGGCACCTCTTCCTACGGTGACCAGCTGCCGTACATCGAGAACTCGGCGGCGCTGGTCGCGCAGCAGGTGCCGGGCATCGACGCGATTCTGGTGGGCCACGCGCACACGGAGATCGCCGAGTTGAAGGTGGCGAACGAGCAGACCGGGAAGACGGTCGTGCTGTCGGAGCCGCTCTGCTACGCGCAGCGACTGTCGCTGTTCGACATCGAGCTGGTCTTCAGCAAGGGCCGTTGGACGGTCGAGTCGGTCGCGGCGAGCGTGCGTGATTCGAAGACGGTCGCGGACGACCCGGAGATCACCAAGCTGCTCCAGGACGAGCACGACGTCGTGGTGGAGTACGTCAACCAGGTCGTCGGCACCGCGACGGCGACGCTGACCACGGTGGACGCCCGCTACAAGGACGCCCCGATCATCGACCTGATCACCAAGGTCCAGGAGGACGTGGCCAGGGCGGCGCTGGCGGGCACCGAGTACGCCGAACTGCCGGTGATCTCGCAGGCGTCGCCGTTCTCGCGGACCTCGCAGATCCCGGCGGGCAACGTGACCATCCGGGACCTGTCGAGCCTGTACGTGTACGACAACACCCTGGTCGCCAAGCTGATGACGGGTGCTCAGGTCAAGGCGTACCTGGAGTACTCGGCGGAGTACTTCGTGCAGACGGCGGCCGGTGCCGCGGTGGACGTGGAGAAGCTGACCAACGCGGGCGGCCGCCCGGACTACAACTACGACTACGTGTCGGGGCTGTCGTACGACATCGACATCGCCCAGGCGGCGGGTTCGCGGATCAAGAACCTGACCTACAACGGTGCCGCGCTCGACGACGCGCAGAAGTTCGTGTTCGCGGTGAACAACTACCGTGCCAACGGCGGCGGCGCCTTCCCCCATGTCGCCTCGGCGCAGGAGCTGTGGTCGGAGTCGACGGAGATCCGCACCCGGATCGCCGAGTGGGTCACCGCGAAGGGTGTGCTCGACCCGAAGGAGTTCGCGTCGGTGGACTGGAAGCTCACGCGGGACGGCACGCCGGTGTTCTAG